A stretch of the Solanum dulcamara chromosome 6, daSolDulc1.2, whole genome shotgun sequence genome encodes the following:
- the LOC129892619 gene encoding pentatricopeptide repeat-containing protein At3g60050-like: MLSHFISKSLHLRLFSLLSHKTHFLNPKTISPKPSFPYFFPNNSCFFSTGNNNGKHSDPQSDEGIESQVLDDGSWAEEEGYKPWSFNVEEEEERVFDVGEEVKVGTEMKGFQVEKKLLELEDKPLTQVLKGSCMDELTTKKSTKPSVSVYSEEVLEITEIIKGGGEDLRQQLIWVASKLSFKCVVEIFDLLNEQRISGLKFFNWLRDSHPEFHRSAFVNSLIICNCGWLGDYKTMFSLLEEFKAEKTCLTDKAFGFLTVFGLSKDSLMNLTKKVVDMLNEVGGSCCGSGVYGLIKMFCCLDLFEMATFVIEITERTASRYNILICKRCRAGQIDKARAIIKEMSEFGCSPNIKSYNYLLGSLCKNDKLEDVHIVLEEMRNKGLNPDAITFETLVYHSSNRGQVDFASKFLNLMLNMNVEPRSTTHAAFLKVLLEAGEREKAYKYVIDMSAKYNHCGNTLYSLLVRLNQKKGDIMAAQNILNEMIGKGLKPDFGIFIKIVKQLEKTSRKSLALDLRMKYSVFYCSTKANNSLSNSFVPCQG; encoded by the exons ATGCTCTCTCATTTCATCTCTAAATCCTTACATCTCCGGCTGTTCTCCCTACTTTCCCACAAAACCCATTTCTTAAACCCTAAAACCATTTCCCCTAAACCCTCCTTTCCATATTTCTTTCCCAACAACTCCTGTTTCTTCTCCACAGGTAACAACAATGGCAAACATTCGGACCCACAAAGTGATGAGGGAATAGAAAGCCAAGTTCTTGATGATGGGTCTTGGGCTGAAGAAGAAGGGTATAAACCTTGGAGTTTTAATgtggaggaggaagaagaacgAGTGTTTGATGTTGGAGAAGAGGTTAAGGTAGGAACTGAAATGAAGGGTTTTCAAGTGGAGAAAAAGCTTCTTGAATTGGAAGACAAACCTCTTACTCAGGTTCTTAAAG GTTCTTGTATGGATGAATTGACAACCAAAAAGAGTACAAAGCCCTCAGTAAGTGTGTATTCAGAAGAAGTTTTGGAAATAACTGAGATAATCAAGGGTGGTGGGGAGGATTTGAGGCAACAGTTGATTTGGGTGGCTTCTAAACTATCATTTAAGTGTGTCGTTGAGATTTTTGACCTTTTGAATGAACAAAGAATATCTGGATTGAAGTTCTTTAATTGGCTTCGGGACTCGCATCCTGAATTTCACCGTAGTGCTTTTGTCAATAGTCTGATTATATGTAATTGTGGATGGTTAGGTGACTATAAAACTATGTTCTCTTTGTTGGAGGAGTTTAAGGCTGAAAAAACTTGTTTAACTGACAAAGCTTTTGGGTTCTTAACTGTATTTGGATTGAGTAAGGATTCATTGATGAATTTGACAAAGAAAGTGGTTGATATGTTAAATGAGGTTGGAGGATCCTGCTGTGGTTCTGGTGTTTATGGATTAATCAAGATGTTTTGTTGTTTGGACTTGTTCGAAATGGCAACATTTGTAATAGAGATCACTGAAAGAACAGCTTCCCGCTACAATATTTTGATCTGTAAAAGGTGTCGGGCAGGCCAAATTGATAAAGCACGAGCTATTATCAAAGAGATGTCTGAATTTGGTTGTTCTCCTAATATCAAGTCATATAACTACCTGCTTGGCTCATTGTGTAAGAATGATAAGCTGGAAGATGTGCATATTGTGCTCGAAGAAATGAGAAATAAGGGTCTCAATCCAGATGCAATTACTTTTGAAACTTTAGTATATCATTCTTCTAATCGTGGTCAGGTTGACTTTGCCTctaaatttttgaatttgatgttaAATATGAATGTGGAACCACGTTCTACTACTCATGCTGCGTTTCTTAAAGTTTTGCTTGAAGCAGGAGAGCGTGAGAAAGCATATAAGTATGTGATTGACATGAGTGCCAAGTATAACCACTGTGGAAATACACTATACAGCTTGCTTGTGAGGCTTAATCAGAAGAAAGGAGACATTATGGCTGCTCAAAACATTCTCAATGAAATGATTGGCAAGGGTCTCAAGCCGGACTTTGGAATTTTCATCAAAATTGTAAAGCAGCTCGAGAAGACTAGCAGGAAAAGCTTAGCTCTAGATCTTAGGATGAAATACTCAGTTTTCTATTGTAGTACAAAAGCTAACAATTCTTTATCCAATTCTTTTGTTCCATGCCAAGGTTGA